One Paenibacillus crassostreae DNA segment encodes these proteins:
- a CDS encoding DinB family protein codes for MITTKEALQRFEETAIYYIHELDQFNLDQLKQKPSDNEWSIGQMVQHLISSALYMQLRNLDQCLVPNEELKVPQALKSEVGATVFGQGSFPPIRIQVPPSAQYTPEQPENKEQLIQGLHTVIQRMKEIEPILVQASKENTMPHPSFGGLCAEEWFLLVEMHYRHHLLQLDRLKQGLV; via the coding sequence ATGATTACAACAAAGGAAGCATTACAACGTTTTGAGGAGACTGCGATATATTATATTCATGAACTGGATCAATTCAATCTGGATCAGCTGAAGCAAAAGCCAAGTGACAACGAGTGGTCCATCGGGCAGATGGTTCAACATCTCATTAGCTCGGCGCTTTATATGCAGCTTCGTAATCTTGATCAATGCTTGGTGCCAAATGAAGAACTCAAGGTACCTCAAGCACTAAAAAGCGAGGTTGGTGCAACTGTATTTGGGCAAGGAAGTTTCCCACCCATTCGGATTCAGGTTCCGCCTTCCGCACAATATACCCCGGAGCAACCGGAAAACAAAGAACAGCTAATTCAAGGATTACACACTGTCATCCAGAGAATGAAAGAGATTGAACCGATCCTTGTGCAAGCGTCCAAAGAAAATACGATGCCTCATCCGTCATTCGGTGGACTGTGTGCGGAGGAATGGTTTCTGCTTGTTGAAATGCATTACCGTCATCATCTTCTACAGCTGGATCGCTTAAAACAAGGATTGGTTTAG
- a CDS encoding helix-turn-helix transcriptional regulator encodes MNKTDRLLAIVLELQRNKVLRAEDLAATFETSVRTIYRDIQALSEAGVSVIGAPGQGYSLMEGYFLPPVSFTVEEAVALLIGTDFIEHWFDAYYGSKSRTSRGKIEAILPEPICSEASRIRKSFRLITTAKDVVRIQEKAFLEAIRRAILEERKIRFRYSKRIAEVDGNRQSVRTVAPYGLVLHQGSWVLIAWCELRQEIRHFRLSRMSELIDLEDRFMLPADFHLDVYQPPDDRNIRVRIQVQPDIADKVRESNNFYIETVEDHTEGLLVTFRVREPEELLHSVLAWGSSVVVLEPESFRHRVRDELEKTLKRY; translated from the coding sequence ATGAACAAAACAGACCGTTTGTTAGCTATAGTGCTTGAACTACAGCGAAATAAAGTGTTACGAGCCGAGGATTTGGCTGCTACATTTGAAACAAGTGTGAGGACCATCTACAGGGATATTCAGGCTTTGAGCGAAGCTGGTGTATCCGTGATAGGAGCACCAGGGCAGGGATACTCCTTAATGGAGGGATACTTCTTGCCGCCAGTTAGTTTCACAGTGGAAGAAGCAGTGGCTTTACTTATTGGAACAGATTTTATCGAGCATTGGTTTGATGCCTACTATGGCAGTAAGTCTCGAACTTCTAGAGGGAAGATTGAAGCCATCCTACCGGAACCGATCTGCAGTGAGGCATCCCGGATTCGCAAGAGTTTTCGTTTGATTACAACGGCAAAGGATGTAGTACGAATACAAGAGAAGGCTTTCTTGGAAGCGATTCGGCGAGCGATACTGGAGGAAAGGAAAATAAGATTTCGCTATTCTAAAAGAATCGCTGAAGTCGATGGAAACCGCCAAAGTGTTCGTACAGTTGCTCCTTATGGACTTGTGCTTCATCAAGGGTCATGGGTACTCATCGCATGGTGTGAATTGCGTCAAGAGATCCGTCATTTCCGGTTGTCCCGGATGAGTGAGCTTATCGATCTAGAAGATAGATTTATGCTACCGGCGGATTTTCATTTAGATGTATACCAGCCACCAGACGATCGCAATATTCGTGTGCGCATCCAGGTCCAACCTGATATTGCCGATAAGGTTAGAGAATCGAACAACTTCTATATAGAAACCGTAGAGGATCACACAGAAGGATTGCTGGTGACCTTTCGCGTTCGAGAGCCTGAAGAATTACTGCACTCCGTGCTCGCCTGGGGAAGCAGTGTGGTTGTACTAGAGCCGGAATCTTTCCGACATCGGGTTAGAGACGAACTGGAAAAAACGTTAAAACGCTACTGA